The region TATAATACCTACTAACACATCATCATCAACAACTGGAAGAGCACTTATTTTATGTTCCATAAGCTTTTCAAATGCATTAATTACATCCACATCAGGAGTAATAGTTAATACATCTTTTGTCATAATTTCACTCACTTTTTTGTTCAACATTTTTCAAACCTCCATATTTTTCTATAATTTCATTTACCATAATATCGACAGTTTCAGTAACATCAACATTGTCAATTATACAAGAATCATGTATTTTAGCTTGTTCAATTAAAAAATCTTGTGTTTTTCTAATAATATCAAAGTTTTCAATATATTTTTCAAGGGAACGTTTTACCCAAGGTTGTCTACATCTTGTAAAAAATCTCTGTTTATGAGTTTCAGGATCGTCAACAACTAATGTAAAAATTATAATATTATTTTTACTTATTAAATCTTTTCTAATAAAACCTGGAACCACATGAACTCCCTCAATAATAATACTAATGCCTTCTTTTAAAGATCTTTCAATAATAGCTTCTACACCTACATTAACAACATCAACATGACTAATAAATCCTTCAATAATAGAATCAATCCTAATAGAAGGTATTCTAATACTTTCATGAGCATCAAAACTAGATTTATGAATAACAGGACTTAATTCTTTAGATACTATCTTACGCATTACTTCCCTAATCATATCTGTACTAATAAGATTTTTTAATCCTAATTTACTAGCTAATTCAAAAGCCATTGAAGATGTGCCTACACCAGATGCACCACCAATTAAAATAATTAAAGGTTCTTTTGATTTTCTAACTTCCCTCCAATTAAGGTATTTTTTAGCATAATCTGGATCTAAATAATCTAAATAATCCACAATGAAATTTGTTAAATCTGTTAAAGTAATCTCATTAATATCTCCATCAATAAGTTTAGATTCTATCTCACTAGCTATTTCATATGCTCTTTCTGAACCAATATCAGTTATACTTAATGATCTAGCTAAAATTCCTTTTGAGAAAGGTTCACGATATCTTCTCCCCTCAACATCACCAATTACCCAAATCATAAAATCACATCTGAAAATTTATTTATTGACTATTATAATATAATTTATAATATTAAATAAAATTTGTTATTTGGTTTGGTAATTTAGGACATTAATATTATCTTTATGAGATAATTGATTTTTATGGGGTTAAATTTAGATGTAGTTATAATTGTGGGTTTTTTAAAAAAAATAGTGAATATTCAAAGATGGAAAAATTTGGTGATTATGCAGGTTATGTTTAACTTTATTTATTCCACTATGCTCATAAATCAAGTTTAATTAGTAAAATCAAAAAAAATAGTTTGTGTTAAAATTTAACAAGAGATTAAATTAATAGTTAATTACTAAACTTTTGGTATAAATATTTTGAGTCATTTGTCATGAACTTTTGTTTTTGAAATTGATTCAATAATATGTTTTAATAGTTAATTCTTGCAAAAATTCTTTAGATTCTAGGTAATAATGTTTTATTTCTCTTTTTATTGTCTCCATATTTGTTCGATTGGATTTAAGTAGGGGAGAGTATGGTGGAAGATATATTAGTTCAATATAAAGGTGTAGTGCTATTTTTTTTGATAAATGTGGACTTGTGAATACTATAATTATCTAGAATCAAAGATATTCTTTGTTCTGTTTGTATTTTTTGTTATTATATCTTCTTTTTTTTAAGATATTTAAGGTTATTTTTTCTTTTTATTTCTCTTTTTTTCATATTGTTTAGTGATTCCCTATTGCAGTATTTTTCCAATTATTCTGGTGATTATTGAGGTTGAATTATCCTTTATATTTTTTCAAGGGGGTTTTAAAATTTTTTTCTGCGAAAACTTCATTATTTTTTCGTTATTTTCTATTAATAATTTATCTATATCTTCATCATTTAGATTTACTTTGTTTATTATTTTGTTTAATATTTTTATTGTTTATTGTTAATGATCCTGTGATGTTGATTTTGAATTTGTATGGATTTACAGTTTGTGTATGTTTTGTTCCTTGCTTATATAATGATTTTTGTGTATATGGTTCATTTTGAAATGATGCTTCATCAAATAAGACTATAATATTGTTTGTTGTTATATTACTGTTCTTCTAAGTTTTTTTTAACCGTTCTTCAGCATCTTCTGGTGATTTTGAAAATTTTGGATATGTTTTGCTGTAATTGCACCCCAATTTTCTTACAATTTCCCATAATTTGCTTTAAACTATAATATACATCAAATTTATCTTTAACAAGAATATGTACATCTTTTATTGACATGTTTGGTGTTTTTTCAATGATTTTATCTAATTCAATTAGTTGATCATGAGTTAATTTTGATGGTCTTCCACCACCCCAAGATGATTTTAAACCTTCTAATCCTTCATTTGCACATGTTTTAATTCATTTGTGAATTGTTTGATATGATTTTTCCTAAGATATTTGCAGCATAAGTTATTGTATTTCCATCACTAACCATTTTAACTGCAATTAATCTCTGATAATACCTATGATAACCCACATAATTTGCTGATTTCTTCATCCAAAGCAGTTTTTTGTCATTTTGTTAAAAAACATTAATTTTAGATTTTCCAGACAGTATTTTATTATTTATAAGTCATCTATAATAAACGTTTAGTTAGTAACTATATTGGCTCTTTCAAAAACTTGTGTGATAACTAATTTTTTGATTAATTTATTAATTTAAATTTTTCAAAACAACGGGTTAATTAGCTTTAAATTATAAAAATAACGCCAAATATTAAGAAAAAATTTTTAATAAAAAAACTTACCAATATTTAAATCACACAAGTTTTTGAAAGAGCCTAGTAACTATAATATTGAAAAAATCTTTAATAAATCTATCAAATAGAATACATTAGAACCAACCCCCATTTAAATCAATTCGTGGTTAAAAAACTTAAATCACTTATATAAATATTTGTATCTCTTAATATTTAAAATAAAGTATATATAATTATTAAAATAAGATATAAATAAATTTAAAGTAATTAAT is a window of Methanobrevibacter oralis DNA encoding:
- a CDS encoding 2-phosphoglycerate kinase, giving the protein MIWVIGDVEGRRYREPFSKGILARSLSITDIGSERAYEIASEIESKLIDGDINEITLTDLTNFIVDYLDYLDPDYAKKYLNWREVRKSKEPLIILIGGASGVGTSSMAFELASKLGLKNLISTDMIREVMRKIVSKELSPVIHKSSFDAHESIRIPSIRIDSIIEGFISHVDVVNVGVEAIIERSLKEGISIIIEGVHVVPGFIRKDLISKNNIIIFTLVVDDPETHKQRFFTRCRQPWVKRSLEKYIENFDIIRKTQDFLIEQAKIHDSCIIDNVDVTETVDIMVNEIIEKYGGLKNVEQKSE